tactatcattgtatttgcatcaacaGTTCTATACTTGCTGATAGTGTGAATGAAATCCGGACACGGAAAGACGTCCTGCACATCTTGCCACGATAGGCAAAACGGCGTGATGGTTTCTTGCACGGCAATCTTGGTTGATGGAAACAAGTCTGCGTTGCCACCCAAATGAATCATGTCTTTCACACCTGGAGGAAACCTTTGCATTTCACTCGCAGGCGGTGGTAGACTACCTGGTGGTATGAATTGAGCCTGGGATTCTAGCAAAGCGATTTGTTCAGAAAGGGTCATGGTTTTCATCCATGTATCTATCGGAACTGCCTGTCCGGTATCCTTCCGAATGCGATCTCGGGCAGTCAGCATGAGAATGCTATCTGCCAAGTGGGCCAGAGGTGCATTTAAATCAAGATTTACAGGTGCAACACCAAGGACTTGGCCCCAGGCTTTCGTAACAGACATATTCCAGTCGACGGAGGCTGGTAGAGCTGCATTTGGCGTTCTCTTGTCGTTAAATGCCACCATTTCAGTGAGATCCTTTCTCTTGATCTTTCCTGCGCTTGTTTGAGGATACTCTTCGATTCCTAATGTCTGCAAGGAGAGGATCTCTGTAGGGACATGAGTAATTCCCAAGGCGGACCGGACAGTGTCTCGTAGCAGCTTGGCTTGCTCATCACTGATAGATTCTCTCAGTATGACCACAGGTACCTCACCAGCAATGGGATCTTTTTTCTTTATCACCACGGGCTGAGCAGCTGAAAACGTTGGAATAGTTTCAATCACAGCTTCTATCCTTGCAGGTGAAATATTCTCGCCTCCCCGGATTATTGTGTCTTTATACCGGCCCATGATGTACAATTGAAGCTTTTCATCCATCATGACTGTATCACCGGTGATGAACCAtttctctccatcttcgTCGTAGAAATCCTCGTGCTCCCCGCCCAAATACCCCTGCACCATGGTGCCTCCAGATACGTGAAGCTCTCCAACGACGCCATAGGGAACAGACATGCGATTTCTTGAACTGCAAACTCGCATTTTCAGGCCAGGAATTGGACCCCCAATAGATAAATCTTGACTTTTGATAATATAGTCAGGATTTGTAATGGGACCTGTTGTGGAAAAGACCCCCTCCGTCATGCCATAGAAATTTTCGACACTGGCAAGACCCAACCTTTTGAAGCAGCTCCGAACCAAATCTGGTGAGATGGTCATGCCAGCAAATACAATCAACTTGAGGCTTTCACATTCCATGGTAGGTAGCAATTCCAGCAACCCGAATGCCATCGTGCCCACTAAAGCCAGCGTCGTGCAACGCTCGTGGGTGATTGCGTGAGCGGCAGTTTGAAGATGAAACTCGGGACTA
The nucleotide sequence above comes from Penicillium digitatum chromosome 1, complete sequence. Encoded proteins:
- a CDS encoding acyl-CoA synthetase family member 2, mitochondrial, encoding MCTTSEVNGGPAPVRLQTVIDQFAAIVQQNSEQPAVVSCQQKSDLYGFENGKRRQCEYLRWTYGVLDQAVQSFAFHLSSYDLKPGMPLLIFSHNRVECLVACLGAYYLGLIHVPISPESLLNLGDAQYLLDTVCNAHGHQKIVVIAAADIAKSIDQLILPQSSVKIAFDESVPGWITFESLMEPAKIKTCQSSTPAESILFTSGSTSRPKGCQISADRWFNSLQGAIGLGQLEPTDVTAFLLPNHHAYGHICMIMPLLRGSCLVIASPEFHLQTAAHAITHERCTTLALVGTMAFGLLELLPTMECESLKLIVFAGMTISPDLVRSCFKRLGLASVENFYGMTEGVFSTTGPITNPDYIIKSQDLSIGGPIPGLKMRVCSSRNRMSVPYGVVGELHVSGGTMVQGYLGGEHEDFYDEDGEKWFITGDTVMMDEKLQLYIMGRYKDTIIRGGENISPARIEAVIETIPTFSAAQPVVIKKKDPIAGEVPVVILRESISDEQAKLLRDTVRSALGITHVPTEILSLQTLGIEEYPQTSAGKIKRKDLTEMVAFNDKRTPNAALPASVDWNMSVTKAWGQVLGVAPVNLDLNAPLAHLADSILMLTARDRIRKDTGQAVPIDTWMKTMTLSEQIALLESQAQFIPPGSLPPPASEMQRFPPGVKDMIHLGGNADLFPSTKIAVQETITPFCLSWQDVQDVFPCPDFIHTISKYRTVDANTMIVCMQVKQYSIGWTGRERR